The genomic DNA AAGAGTATTTGTGGGGGTTAGATTCTGCAGATAGGGTTGATCAGAGTTTTTATGATTGCTTTGTAACAAATTTTGGTGAACCTGTAGCTTTCGGTAGATATTTAGAAACAAAAGATGGGGTATCTTATGGGTTAAGTGAAGAGGAAGTAGCCTTTTTACAGGATAAAGGAATTAAGATTATTCCGATATATAATCACTTTATTGATGGAACAACCTATGAGAAAGGCGTGCAAGAAGCAGAGACAGCAATAACCTACGCTGAGGCAATTGGAGTGACGGAAGGAGTATATATATTCGCTAATGTAGAACCCGAGTATCCGATTGATGCAGATTTTCTCTTGGGCTGGTTTGAGACAATTCAGTCATCACAGTATAAGCCTGGGGTTTACGGAATTTTTGGTGAAGGAAGGGAATTAACAGCTGCCTTTGAACGTGCGCTAGGAAATAATGAAGCAATTGGCGAGGAGATGGCTGTTTGGCATAGTTCTGAGCCTTACATTGGAATTACAACGAAAGAGAATAAACCTGAGTTCGCTCCAGATGTTCCTGATTTCGTAAATGTTTCAATATGGCAGTATGGTATCGATGCTGAAACCTGTAACATTGATACTAATTTAATTAACAGTGAAATTATGGACTCTCTTTGGTAGTAAAGTATAGATGAACGTAAAAATATGGTAAGGTAATGAAAGGGAGCTACTTATTTGATGCTCCTTATCCATACATAGAGGTACTAGAAAAACAAAAAGGATTGATTACATTGTCTTTAGTTTCTAAACAATCATTTGTAAAAGTTCTACGAGAGGTAATCGGGATTGAACAAAGATATATTGAAACAGAGTATCAATTGTATTTATATGAGACAAAAATAGTGACACCTACGATAACATTTCCGTTATCAAGTATTTTGGATGTATCGTATCGAAAAACAACGGAAAAATACGGTACCCTTTACTTACATACAAATCAAGGTGTTTTTCCATACAACGTTTGCTCTCATCCTGAGGAGTTTATTACTTCTCTAAAAAGATTAAAAGGTATAGATTAACCTCTTCAGCTTTAATTACTTTTTACTGGATTTGTGTTTGGGGTTTGAGATTGGTATTATAAGTGAGATTAATTACCAATAGTTTGTATATGAAAGGAACGATATGAATGAAAGAACTTAAGACGTTTGGTTGGTATGCAGCAAGAGTTTCCAAATCCTTACCGAAGGAAGCCTTTCAACCTGTTCCAACAAGACTTTTAGGTGGACTAGCTTACTTGTTAATTGTCATAGTTACTCTGTTAGCAATTAGTCTCGTTCAACTGCCGCTTATAGTAACAATAATATTAGCGCTAGTATTAGGGTTTAGCTATGCATCAATGGGTTTTCTAGGTCATGAGATACTGCACGGAACTGTTATTCGCACGCCGTGGTTGCGCAACTTTCTAGGAGCTGTGTTTTTTTGGCCACTATGTACAGGACCACGACTATGGCGAAAGTGGCACAATATGGAACATCACGTACATACTCAAGATGAAGAAAAAGACCCAGATGCTTGGCCAACTGCTCCTGAAGTCAGCAAATATCGCATTGTTCGTATGGTATATAAATTGCCGTTAGGAGTTCGCTCCTTTTGCGAATTTCTTTTCTTAACAGTCCAGTTTTCGTTGCATTCTTTAAATATGTTTAAACTATATTTAAAACAATTTCATGTGAAAAATCGTTCAGCGGTTATTTTCCAATTATTATTACCTTGGATCTCGTGGTTCGGCTTATTATTCCTAATTGGACCAGAAAAGTGGTTTTATGCATTTTTGTTACCGATATTGATTGCAAATTTTATCGTTATGTCTTATATATCAACTAACCATCGCCTAAATCCTCTTGTAGAGGTAAACGATCCATTAGCAAACTGTCTTTCGGTAACAGTCCCGAAATGGGTAGATATCTTGCATTTTAATTTCTCATATCATACAGAACACCATTTGTTTCCGGCGATGAATCCAAAGTATTATCCGTTAGTAAAGGAAGAAATATTGAAGAGATGGCCAGAACGCTATCATCAGATGCCTTTAATCCGTGCGTTAATCGTGCTTTGGAGAACGCCAAGAATATATCATGAAAAAAATGAATTGTTAGATCCGCATGGGAATAGGGCATATCAAACATTAGGGAACGGCTTGCATCCTAAAAAAATTCATTACCGAGATTTATAAAAGGCTGTCTTCGCAAAGTTTGTTGCTTTCGTAAAAATCCCAAAAGCCGGATTTTTACACAAAATACTAAGAATTCACAACTAAGTTAGTAAGTATTGCTCTTTTCTGACATAATTTATTGGCGGATATTTTCATCTAGGGTATTTTTTCGATTATTTTAGAGTGAAAAAGGCACAATGTTTACGAAAAGAGCCTTATAAAAAAACGCTGACCCCTCTTTTAGAGGATGTCAGCGTTTTTTTATTTTGTTTCATTATGCCAGATTAAAGCTACGGTACCTTCACCAGCATGAACGGCGATAGCTGAACTTATTTCCCCTACGACAATGTTCATCTGAGGGAATTGTTCTTCAATTTTTTTCTTGAACTCTAAAGCCTTATCTAATACATTCCCATGCATAATTTGTACTTCAGTTATCTTGTGCTTATCAGCAGCTTCTGCTATTAACTCGATCATTCTATTCGAGGCTTTTTTCTCTGAACGAACTTTTTGGAATAGGTCGAACTCACCAGTTGTTTTAATTGTGATAATAGGTTTGATTTGAAGTAGATTACCTAATAAAAAAGCAGTTTTTGACATTCTACCGCCTTTATGAAATTGGTCTAAACTGCCTAATAAAATGTATTTCTCTGAATTTAATGCTTCTTCACGCAATATTGCTGCGATCTCTTTGTGATTATCCATAGTCTTTGCTAACTCAATACCTTTGTAAAGCAAAGTGGTAATGGTGTATGACATTGATAAAGAATCAACAACTTCTCCATCTAACTCAGCCATTTCCATCCCTGACCTTGAACTGTCAACTGTACCGCTTAATTTACCGGATACATGGACTGCTATTACTTGATCATACTCCGATTTAAGTTTCTCATAAAGCTCAGCAAATTTCCCAACTGGAGGCTGAGATGTTTTTGGGACCTCCTTAGAAGTATTAATCCTTCTATAGAGTTCTTCTGTTGTTAAGTCTACTCCATCCTCGAATGTGCGATCAGGAAAAATAATCGCTAAAGGCATTACATAGACATCTGGATTGTTTTCTAATTCCTTCGTTATATAAGCTGTACTATCTGTAACCCACGCAATTTTTTTAGTCATAGTTCAATCCCTTTTTTTCTTTAGATTTTTGCAAACAAGATGTAATTATACTCACCTAATTTTTTATTAGTAGGTAATATATACAAGTAATAATATGCTCCTATCAATTGTACCTTAACGGTAGTTTCTTGAATATATGATAGGTGTCATATATTGTTCATAAAACAGGATAGGACATGAAATCAAAATGTTGAAGTATATAATACATAACACAAAAAAGATGTTTCAGAGCTCATTATTAAGGTTATCTTAACAATGAAAGGGATAAATTGTTTCAATTTCTACTAAATTATATTATTTATCATTTGATAATAATTATAATTTATGTTACGATTAATTTATCAAAGATGTTAGGGAGTGTTTTACACATGGCAAATGAAAAATTGGTTAGTTCACTGAATTCACAATTAGCAAATTGGAACGTACTATTCACGAAGTTACACAATTACCATTGGTATGTTACTGGTCCTGAATTCTTTACGTTACACACGAAATTTGAAGAATACTACACAGAGGCAGCAACATACATTGACTCAATTGCAGAGCGCATCTTGACCATTGAGGGGAAACCACTTGCTACGCTTAAAGAGTATTTAGCAGCTTCCTCAATTGAAGAAGCTACTAGTAAAGAAGAGGCAAAAGAAATGGTTGCTATTCTTGCAGCAGATTTTGAAAAAGTGATTGCACAGTCAAACGAAACAATTGCGCTTGCAGAAGAAGCTGGCGATGAGTCAACTGCCGATATGTTTATTGGAATAAAAACCTCACTTGAACAACATGTCTGGATGTTAAAAGCATATTTAGGATAATAAAAAAACTGGTGTTCCGAAATGGAGTACCAGTTTTTTCGTGTTATTAATAGGCTCTTTTCGTAAACATTGTGGCTTTTTTATCTTAAAATAATCAAAAAAATACCTTAGATGAAGATATCAGCCAATAAATTATGTTAGAAAAGAGCAGTACTTACTAAATTAGTAGTAAATTCTTAGGTAGTTTGTGTAAAAATCTGTCTTTTGGGATTTTTACTAAAGCAACAAACTTTGCGAAAACAGCCTTTTAAAAATCTTATAGTCCTACGTACTGTAAATATAATACAATGAGGATGAGAGTTTCTTAAGAAGAGGGGTAAACAAAAATGAGAAAATGGGCTCCAATCATAGTAATAAGCTGTTTATTACTTTTTTTTATTTGGTGGAATAGTGAAGCGCCGGTAGGAGGAGGAGTTTATCCTGAGAAACAGGTTGGAGTTGAGTTGCTAGTAGTAGAAGAAGGAAGCCTTCTTGTTCCAATGACTCTACCTGTACGTTGGATCAAAACATACCCATGGGAACAAACGCCAGTACTAAATGAAATAAGTCTTTTTGATGAAGAAGGAAATATTATATCAGCTATTGGTGGTGAATATAAATTACGAATTCCTCACGAATACGATTGGTATGATAGAAATATTCAAGGCGAAATAGAGCTTTACTTAAATGGCGCTAGCTTTGCAGAAGAAGGCAGTATTTCTACTACTACACTAAAGGATTCGGTAAATACAATGTATTCTCTTAATCGTATTTCATTAGTAAATAATCAAAAGCGGCGGAATTTTCCTATAGACAATAACTATCAGTACCACCTAAAACCAGAAATAGGTATTGAAAAGCTGTGGGAGATGCAGGGCCTCATGTATTTCTTCCTTGATCAAAATTTTGATACTCCAAACGGTTTTTTGATTACTCTTACTGGAAAGCCAGGTCATTCTTTAGAGGAGATAGGATTTTGGTTACCGGGGATGCCTCCAAATTATTTTGAAGAGCATGTTCAATATAACTATACTAGCAATACTGATCAATACAACAATAGCTCAGAAGATTTTGTAGGTGAAAATCTATTCTTTCCAGAAACTCTAGAAGAGCGTAGCATGGTAATATACTTTCCATTTACACCAGAAATGATAGATGCGGCAGGTGATAGTTTACTTAGGTTAATGCCTTATTTTCATTTAAGAAACGAAGTAGGGGAAAGCTACTTTACCGGAGGATACGGGTCTATCGGTCCCCTAGATCGTACTATATCTTGGGGAGAATTTATCTATAAACCTGATAAAAAACACTAATCCAATTAGTGTTTTTTATTTTGACACAAAAAAAGTTAGTGTACTAACTATTTTTTGTGGTATATTATAGTTAGTGTACTAACTAATAAGGATGGAGGTGAGAGATATGAATACTGGCTACTTAATTCAGCTTTCAGCAAAATTGATGAAGAACAATTTACAGAAGCGATTAGATGAAGAAAATTTTACTGTTTCACAGCTTGCGGTAATAAAAGATTTACAAATGCAACAAGAAAGTGGAGCCCCACTCGAACGGTTTACAGCAGTATCAATTGCCGAACGTTTAGATATGGATAAACCAACCGTCTCAGGAATAATTAATCGCTTGGTTGAAAAAGGGTTTGTTGAAAAACTATCACATCCTACGGACAAAAGGGCTCAGGTTATTGCTTTAACAAATGAAAGTGTAGTAATCTTGCCGAAGCTTGAACAAGTAAGTAATGAAACTATTGAAGCATCCTTAAAGGGATTTAGTGACATAGAAAAAGATAAACTAAATTCGTATTTAATAAGGCTTATTTCAAATTTGAGAGGAGATTAGTCTGACATGGGGAAAATCTTAGTTACAGGGGCAACAGGGAATATTGGTAAGTATGTTGTTGAAAACCTTTTAAAGTGTGGGGTAAGTGTCAGGGCAGCCGTGTTTGAGATAGAAAAGAATGATTTAAGCTGCGAGACGGTTGAGTTTGATTTTCTAAAAAGAGAAACCTTTGCGGGGGCACTTGAAGGTGTTGATCGTGTTTTCTTAGTAAGGCCACCACAACTAGCAAACCCCAAAAAAGATATGCGACCATTTTTAGAAGAAGTCGCAGCAAGAGGGATTAAGCAGGTCGTATTTGTTTCCTTATTAGGAGTGGAGAAAAATCCAGTTGTACCACATCGGAAAATTGAAGATATGATCCTGGAGTTTTCCATTCCGTATACATTTTTAAGACCTGGATTTTTTATGCAAAACTTAAGTACCACTCATGCAATAGAAATAAAGGATCGAAATGAAATTTTTGTACCCGTTGGTAATGCGAAGACAAGTTTTATTGATACAAGAGATATTGGTGCAGTTGCAGCACAATGTTTTCTTCATGAAAAACACCTCAATAAAAGTTACTCACTTACAGGTAATGAAGCTATTGATTATTATCAAGTAGCAAATACACTATCAGGCGTTCTTTGTAGGAAAATAACATATAAAAATCCTGGATTACTAAATTTCAGGAGGAAGACAATAAATCGAGGAATAAAAAAAGAGTATGCAAACGTTATGACGATGCTGTATTTACTCACTAAAATGGGAACTGCAAAAAAAGTTACCCATGATGTTGAGAACATCCTTGAAAGAAAACCAATATCATTTGAGCAGTTTGCCATAGACCATAAAAATGTATGGCTGTGAAGGAGGAGTATTAACTTGTATAAAAATAAATTTACCTCATATTTAAAAACGGGCTTGTTTGCAGCAAGTATTACTGCTTTGGTTGCTGTTGTTTCATTTTTACTTTCTAGTTATCTATTTAATTTCCCTGTTGAAATCATTGGAGAAAGCAGGGATACCTTATATTTAGTTTTGATTGCTGGGGTTTCTTTCATTGCTGTATTTATTAGTTCAATCATCTTTTATTTCTTACAAAGGTTTACACGTAAACCTCTGGTATATTTTATTCTAATTGTTATTTTAGGTCTTATTGGTAATGCAGTTTTGGCCGAAAATGATTTGTTGCAACAATACAAAATGACTGCACATATTATTCATCTTATTGTGGCGGGTTTAGCCATTCTTCTGGTTCCACAATTCTCTAGAAAAAAACAGAGCTGACAATTGTCAGCTCGTTTCATTTAGAATATTATAGCGGCCTACTTGAAGCTTGCGGTATACTTCATGAATGATCAGTTCATTAACCTTTGGATGTTTTATCTTATAGGTACTAATTTTTTTGTAGGTCTCTAAATTAATATGACCTTCTTTCAATAACTTATCAAGAACTGGGCTACGGTAGTTATCAATTGATAAATAAGCCAAAGTTATTTTCTTACCATCTGTAGTAAGATTAACACTTATACCTTTTAAGTCTGGATAAAGAAAGGAACTATAGTCATAGGTAATGTAAATTTGTTCTTTTTTGACATTTTTAATGTGTGGTACATTACTTGGCAGCTTAATTAAGTAGACCATCTGTTCGAAAGAAAAACTCATTTTTTCAATAGCATAAGGGTACTTTTTTTCAAAACGACTGGCTGTTACTCGCATCGCCAAGTGATAGAAGTATTGATTTGTAATCACTACTGTTGTAAAGAATAGGACGATGCTACTGATAACAATTAGTTCAGACATAGCTTTTGTCCCCCTTAAATAGCTCTACCCGATTTTTGCCTGCATTTTTTGCTTTATACAAGGCATTATCTGCAGCTTCAATTAGTTGTAGAATGCTTTCAAACTCAATATTTTGGGTTGAGGCTACTCCAACACTTACGGTTAATGTTCCTGTTGGTTGTAACTCTTCATTAGGGAAAATAGCAATCTCGATATTTTCACGGATTCTTTCCCCAACAAGCAATGCTTTTTCCTCTGAAGTATTAGGGAGAATAACAACGAATTCTTCCCCACCAAATCGAAAAGCCAAATCCTGGTCTCTAACTGAGCTCTTTACAATTTGAGAAAGTTTGGTTAACACTTCATTTCCGAGTAAATGGCCATTCGTGTCATTGTAATGCTTAAATGAGTCAATATCAAAGATAATAATTGATAAAGGTTCCTGAGCTTCTTTGGAATCAGTAAAATATTTGTTTGAATATAATTCAAAGGAACGCTGGTTTAACAAGCCAGTCAGGTTATCGTTTAAAGCCATCATTTCAATCTGCTTATATAAATTCGCCTGTTCAATTGCAATGGCAGCTTGGTTCGCTAAGGGAATAACACTATCAATATCATCTTCGGTAATTGGCTGGTTGTTAACAATATTATCAATGATAAGTACGCCAATTTGGTTCCCTTGATTCAAAAGAGGAATGATAGCAAACGCTTGCATTTGAAAGTAGTTATAAAATAATTGTTGAGCAAAATCCTTTTCATCAATGGCTTGTACATTGTATGGTACTCCCTCGCGGAGTGCTTTTTCTAGTACATTATCATTATCTAAATTGATTGAAATAGATTTAATTAAGGCATTCAATTCAGGATCAATCGATTCCTTATCATAATTAAGCTTAATCAGATCCAATAACTTTAGATTACTCGCTGCGAGTCGTTCCCATGTACCAAAGCCTTCATTAGCATTCATAGGGCCAATTCCCATAATCCCGTTTAGCTGATTATTGTCAGATGACTTTAAGAAAATCATCGCACGGTTGAAGCCAAGTCCATGACCAGCAGTTACAGAAATTAAAATAATTTGCAGTAGTTTATCGAGTTGGAGTGTTTGTTGCATCGATAAGCTTATTTCTCTAAATACATCGAGTTGTTTAGACTGTTTCAATAGAGTGGTTAACGATTGCTGACTTTTCTTATCCTTTGTAAAGTAGAACTCGGCCACTAAGCCTATGAAGCTAGCAAAAATAAGATAGCTAATGAGTAAATATAAATTAATTTCATTATTAATAGTAATTGCAAGCCAGCTTATGATGGCAAATACAATAGCTCCTTTTAGTTGAAGTGAATACGCTGCAATTAAGATAATGAGAAAGATTGTCCATGCAGTGTTAGTAGAATTAAAAAGTAGGCTATATGTTTTTACCAGTACTAATGATAACGTTATCAAGATAAACTTATTCGTCACGTCATTGACATGAAAACGAACAAAGTTAGCTATAACTCCAGCCAGAATGGCGGTAAACAGTAGAACTAGAAATGGACTCATTTCTTTCACCCACCTTGTTGTATTTCACTTCTTACTTAAGTAGTGGAACTATACTCCTATTCTAACTTAAAAGTTGCTATAAATACAGTTATTTTCCGATAGAAAAAGGATAACCCCTGAAGGGTTATCCTTAGCCATTCACAATTTCTCCACCATTAACATGAATGACTTGTCCGGATACATAAGAAGAATCGTTAGATGCTAAATAAACATAAGCTGGAGCCAATTCAAAAGGCTGTCCTGCTCGTTTCATTGGGGTATTGCTTCCAAAGCTAGCAACTTGAGTTGCTGGGAATGAAGCAGGTATGAGTGGGGTCCAGATTGGACCTGGAGCTACACCATTCACACGAACACCCTGCCCAACAAGCTGCATTGATAAAGACCTTGTAAAAGTAACCATAGCTCCTTTTGTGGAAGAGTAGTCAACGAGCTGTTCATGTCCATGATAAGCCGTAACAGAAGTGGTATTTATAATGGAGCTTCCTTGTTTTAAGTGAGGTAGAGCTGCTCTAACAAAATGAAAGCATGAAAAGATATTGATCCGAAACGTTCGTTCTAATTGATCTGGAGTAATATTTTTAATGTTATTTTGGACGACTTGATAGGCTGCATTGTTCACCACAATGTCTAGTTGTCCAAATTGCGCCACCGTATCCTCAATCATTTTTGTACAAGTCGCTTCTTCAGCAATATCCCCTTGTAAAAGTAAGCATTTAGTACCTTTAGCCTCAACTAACTGTTTTGTTTCTTCTGCATCTACAGTCTCATCGAAATAGCCGATGGCAATATTAGCACCTTCTTTGGCAAAAGCAATAGCAACAGCCCGACCAATACCACTATCACCACCAGAGATAAAGGCAACTTTCCCTTTTAACTTACCACTACCGATATAAGCGGGATCATCAAAGATAGGACGAGGGTTCATCTCAGCTTCGATACCAGGCTGTTTTGACTGATGTTGTGGTGGAAAAGACGTTGGTAAATTGTTCATAAAAAAACTCCCTTATGTAATTAATTGTCTGACAGTAAGTAACCTGTGTTAAGGGAGGTAATTTTATACAAGTTAAAGCCTTATCGCTTCGCCAGTTTTTGCTGACTCATAAATGGCATTGACAATTTTCTGTAGAATGAGTCCTTGATGAGGAGTACTTTCTGGCATAGTGTTTGTTAAGCAACAATTAACAAAATCTCTAATTTCTTTTTCATGAAAACTGTAATTCGGAAGAAATGCTGGTGACACATCAATTAAGGTGTCGTGTTTTTCTTGAAAAATCTTTAAAGGGAACACGTCTGCTCCACCTTGGTCTCCTATGAGGCTCACTTGCATCACATCTTTTTCTTCAACGTTGGCAGCAAAAGCAGCTTCTAATAGTAAAGTTGAGCCGTTTTTGAAAGTAATCATGGCATTGGCCATATCTTCAACGGAAAAATTCTCCCAATCCCATTTCCCTAACAATCCAACCCCTGATCTTTGACCGATCTTAGCATAGGTTGTTCCCAGTACTGTATGTGGTTCTGGATAGCCCATTAAATAGAGAGCCGTGTCTAGCATATGAACTCCGATATCAATGAGTGCTCCACCACCCTGCAATTCTTTATTTGTAAAAACTCCCCATCCGGGTATTCCTCTGCGACGAACGGCTGTGGCCTTTGCGGAGTAAATCTCACCTAACTCATTAGCATTAATAAATTTCTTTAGTGTTATCACTTCTGGTGAGTATCTGTAATGAAAGGCATAAAACAGGATTTTGCCTGCATTTTCGGCGGCTTTTTCCATTTGCAATACTTCTTCAACAGTAATAGCTGGTGGTTTCTCACAGAGTACATGGCAGCCTTTATGTAAGGCAGCAATAGTTTGTTCAGCGTGAAATTTATTAGGAGTACAGATACTTACAGCATCTAAATCAACTTCGTTCAGCATGTCTTCGTAGTTTTCAAAAACATAAGGGATTGAAAAGGTTTTTGCACATTGTTCAGCCTTATCGTAATGATGATTAGCTACAGCAACTACTTCTACATTATTGCATTTTTGATAATTTGGAATATGAGCGCCTTGGGCAATAGCACCTGTACCGATAATTCCAACTCTTAATTTTTTCATTA from Anaerobacillus alkaliphilus includes the following:
- a CDS encoding MarR family winged helix-turn-helix transcriptional regulator; its protein translation is MNTGYLIQLSAKLMKNNLQKRLDEENFTVSQLAVIKDLQMQQESGAPLERFTAVSIAERLDMDKPTVSGIINRLVEKGFVEKLSHPTDKRAQVIALTNESVVILPKLEQVSNETIEASLKGFSDIEKDKLNSYLIRLISNLRGD
- a CDS encoding fatty acid desaturase family protein → MKELKTFGWYAARVSKSLPKEAFQPVPTRLLGGLAYLLIVIVTLLAISLVQLPLIVTIILALVLGFSYASMGFLGHEILHGTVIRTPWLRNFLGAVFFWPLCTGPRLWRKWHNMEHHVHTQDEEKDPDAWPTAPEVSKYRIVRMVYKLPLGVRSFCEFLFLTVQFSLHSLNMFKLYLKQFHVKNRSAVIFQLLLPWISWFGLLFLIGPEKWFYAFLLPILIANFIVMSYISTNHRLNPLVEVNDPLANCLSVTVPKWVDILHFNFSYHTEHHLFPAMNPKYYPLVKEEILKRWPERYHQMPLIRALIVLWRTPRIYHEKNELLDPHGNRAYQTLGNGLHPKKIHYRDL
- a CDS encoding SDR family oxidoreductase — protein: MNNLPTSFPPQHQSKQPGIEAEMNPRPIFDDPAYIGSGKLKGKVAFISGGDSGIGRAVAIAFAKEGANIAIGYFDETVDAEETKQLVEAKGTKCLLLQGDIAEEATCTKMIEDTVAQFGQLDIVVNNAAYQVVQNNIKNITPDQLERTFRINIFSCFHFVRAALPHLKQGSSIINTTSVTAYHGHEQLVDYSSTKGAMVTFTRSLSMQLVGQGVRVNGVAPGPIWTPLIPASFPATQVASFGSNTPMKRAGQPFELAPAYVYLASNDSSYVSGQVIHVNGGEIVNG
- a CDS encoding glycoside hydrolase domain-containing protein, encoding MLKNINVNIMLAVVGIFAVTVFLFMLQSHSVPVDQVSEEVTVEENGNEASKSENGNHDETETNTNDNGSEENESNGSDIEEANENTNGQEYLWGLDSADRVDQSFYDCFVTNFGEPVAFGRYLETKDGVSYGLSEEEVAFLQDKGIKIIPIYNHFIDGTTYEKGVQEAETAITYAEAIGVTEGVYIFANVEPEYPIDADFLLGWFETIQSSQYKPGVYGIFGEGRELTAAFERALGNNEAIGEEMAVWHSSEPYIGITTKENKPEFAPDVPDFVNVSIWQYGIDAETCNIDTNLINSEIMDSLW
- a CDS encoding DUF6069 family protein, with protein sequence MYKNKFTSYLKTGLFAASITALVAVVSFLLSSYLFNFPVEIIGESRDTLYLVLIAGVSFIAVFISSIIFYFLQRFTRKPLVYFILIVILGLIGNAVLAENDLLQQYKMTAHIIHLIVAGLAILLVPQFSRKKQS
- a CDS encoding Gfo/Idh/MocA family protein, whose product is MKKLRVGIIGTGAIAQGAHIPNYQKCNNVEVVAVANHHYDKAEQCAKTFSIPYVFENYEDMLNEVDLDAVSICTPNKFHAEQTIAALHKGCHVLCEKPPAITVEEVLQMEKAAENAGKILFYAFHYRYSPEVITLKKFINANELGEIYSAKATAVRRRGIPGWGVFTNKELQGGGALIDIGVHMLDTALYLMGYPEPHTVLGTTYAKIGQRSGVGLLGKWDWENFSVEDMANAMITFKNGSTLLLEAAFAANVEEKDVMQVSLIGDQGGADVFPLKIFQEKHDTLIDVSPAFLPNYSFHEKEIRDFVNCCLTNTMPESTPHQGLILQKIVNAIYESAKTGEAIRL
- a CDS encoding SDR family oxidoreductase; translation: MGKILVTGATGNIGKYVVENLLKCGVSVRAAVFEIEKNDLSCETVEFDFLKRETFAGALEGVDRVFLVRPPQLANPKKDMRPFLEEVAARGIKQVVFVSLLGVEKNPVVPHRKIEDMILEFSIPYTFLRPGFFMQNLSTTHAIEIKDRNEIFVPVGNAKTSFIDTRDIGAVAAQCFLHEKHLNKSYSLTGNEAIDYYQVANTLSGVLCRKITYKNPGLLNFRRKTINRGIKKEYANVMTMLYLLTKMGTAKKVTHDVENILERKPISFEQFAIDHKNVWL
- a CDS encoding GGDEF domain-containing protein, producing the protein MSPFLVLLFTAILAGVIANFVRFHVNDVTNKFILITLSLVLVKTYSLLFNSTNTAWTIFLIILIAAYSLQLKGAIVFAIISWLAITINNEINLYLLISYLIFASFIGLVAEFYFTKDKKSQQSLTTLLKQSKQLDVFREISLSMQQTLQLDKLLQIILISVTAGHGLGFNRAMIFLKSSDNNQLNGIMGIGPMNANEGFGTWERLAASNLKLLDLIKLNYDKESIDPELNALIKSISINLDNDNVLEKALREGVPYNVQAIDEKDFAQQLFYNYFQMQAFAIIPLLNQGNQIGVLIIDNIVNNQPITEDDIDSVIPLANQAAIAIEQANLYKQIEMMALNDNLTGLLNQRSFELYSNKYFTDSKEAQEPLSIIIFDIDSFKHYNDTNGHLLGNEVLTKLSQIVKSSVRDQDLAFRFGGEEFVVILPNTSEEKALLVGERIRENIEIAIFPNEELQPTGTLTVSVGVASTQNIEFESILQLIEAADNALYKAKNAGKNRVELFKGDKSYV
- a CDS encoding Dps family protein, whose amino-acid sequence is MANEKLVSSLNSQLANWNVLFTKLHNYHWYVTGPEFFTLHTKFEEYYTEAATYIDSIAERILTIEGKPLATLKEYLAASSIEEATSKEEAKEMVAILAADFEKVIAQSNETIALAEEAGDESTADMFIGIKTSLEQHVWMLKAYLG
- a CDS encoding DegV family protein, giving the protein MTKKIAWVTDSTAYITKELENNPDVYVMPLAIIFPDRTFEDGVDLTTEELYRRINTSKEVPKTSQPPVGKFAELYEKLKSEYDQVIAVHVSGKLSGTVDSSRSGMEMAELDGEVVDSLSMSYTITTLLYKGIELAKTMDNHKEIAAILREEALNSEKYILLGSLDQFHKGGRMSKTAFLLGNLLQIKPIITIKTTGEFDLFQKVRSEKKASNRMIELIAEAADKHKITEVQIMHGNVLDKALEFKKKIEEQFPQMNIVVGEISSAIAVHAGEGTVALIWHNETK